The following are encoded together in the Mesoterricola sediminis genome:
- a CDS encoding cold-shock protein, which yields MTAGFVKSFSAQKGFGFITPDEGGPDIFVHQSAVLKGGIRTLDVNARVQFEIAQGARGPQATMVVRL from the coding sequence ATGACGGCTGGCTTCGTGAAATCCTTCAGTGCCCAGAAGGGCTTCGGATTCATCACCCCCGACGAGGGCGGCCCCGACATCTTCGTCCACCAGTCCGCCGTCCTGAAGGGCGGGATCCGGACCCTGGACGTGAACGCCCGCGTCCAGTTCGAGATCGCCCAGGGCGCCCGGGGCCCCCAGGCGACGATGGTGGTCCGCCTCTAG
- a CDS encoding HD-GYP domain-containing protein: MSMPALPPGLNEPLQQRLAQVLYRCLEDLGTTKAAFYMLDPATRGFDLAVHYGWPRNMPPPAHLPPLDPLLVMVSREKRGLAVNDSRGSRELQAFSAGSEHPRFHLAPVYDRGEWRGLLIQRDPPRGGAFEPERQDPVIQSICEDFVEALRTLGPADDLETWPGDTPALEPQATAQEEVPALRVHAPPPAALARIEPAAGTGTAPAWGGTGTSGSATALARTSSPGDPFKEILAGDPEAFLPEQQTFFWETANLLCRLAPSTAVALWLSDPADVRPLLAYSRFPLSNDLKHQLIGQTLAQVSRLKRKDIRLLLKAEWPERDPVAGHFATVLPVFLEEEVGEDNLLMLLRIEDRPFTAQEQEDVRQVSRMLGFYLQEVRLHERYHQAFLSVSHRILSSAEGRLPAIRAHSVNTAERSRDLARRLELSTAEVEAVSISAILHDVGTLLLDYRVLDKPRLSSEELAQVRTHPLLASTFLKDLYFPFNVLEIIRHHHENWDGSGYPSGLQGEAIPIGSRIIRLVEAYEMMTSPTPYRAAKPEDEALVEIRKLSGTHFDPGLVAAFLDLLGH, encoded by the coding sequence ATGTCCATGCCGGCGCTCCCCCCAGGGCTCAATGAACCGCTCCAGCAGCGCCTGGCGCAGGTGCTCTACCGCTGCCTGGAGGACCTGGGCACCACCAAGGCCGCCTTCTACATGCTGGACCCGGCGACCCGGGGCTTCGACCTGGCCGTCCACTACGGGTGGCCCCGGAACATGCCGCCGCCGGCCCACCTTCCGCCCCTGGACCCCCTCCTGGTCATGGTGAGCCGCGAGAAGCGGGGACTCGCCGTGAACGACAGCCGGGGCTCCCGGGAACTCCAGGCCTTCTCCGCCGGATCCGAGCATCCGCGCTTCCACCTGGCCCCGGTCTACGACCGCGGCGAGTGGCGGGGCCTCCTGATCCAGCGCGACCCGCCCCGGGGCGGCGCCTTCGAGCCGGAACGGCAGGACCCCGTGATCCAGTCCATCTGCGAGGACTTCGTGGAAGCCCTCCGCACCCTCGGCCCCGCCGACGACCTGGAGACCTGGCCCGGCGACACCCCGGCCCTGGAGCCCCAGGCCACGGCCCAGGAGGAGGTCCCCGCCCTCCGCGTCCACGCCCCGCCCCCGGCGGCCCTGGCGCGCATCGAACCCGCCGCCGGCACCGGCACGGCGCCGGCCTGGGGCGGCACGGGCACGTCCGGATCGGCCACCGCCCTCGCGCGCACCTCGTCCCCCGGCGATCCGTTCAAGGAGATCCTGGCCGGCGACCCCGAGGCCTTCCTTCCGGAGCAGCAGACCTTCTTCTGGGAGACGGCGAACCTCCTCTGCCGGCTGGCCCCGTCCACGGCCGTGGCCCTCTGGCTCAGCGACCCCGCCGACGTGAGGCCCCTCCTCGCCTACAGCCGGTTCCCCCTCTCCAACGACCTGAAGCACCAGCTCATCGGCCAGACCCTGGCCCAGGTCTCCCGCCTGAAGCGCAAGGACATCCGCCTGCTCCTCAAGGCCGAATGGCCCGAGCGGGATCCCGTGGCCGGGCACTTCGCCACCGTCCTGCCCGTGTTCCTGGAGGAGGAGGTGGGCGAGGACAACCTGCTGATGCTGCTCCGCATCGAGGACCGCCCCTTCACGGCGCAGGAGCAGGAGGACGTTCGTCAGGTTTCCCGGATGCTCGGCTTCTACCTCCAGGAGGTCCGCCTCCACGAGCGCTACCACCAGGCCTTCCTCTCCGTCAGCCACCGGATCCTGTCCTCGGCGGAGGGCCGCCTTCCGGCCATCCGGGCGCACAGCGTGAACACGGCCGAGCGGAGCCGGGACCTGGCCCGCCGCCTGGAACTCTCCACCGCGGAGGTGGAGGCCGTCAGCATCTCGGCCATCCTCCACGACGTGGGCACCCTGCTCCTGGACTACCGGGTGCTGGACAAGCCGCGCCTGAGCTCCGAGGAGCTGGCCCAGGTGCGGACCCACCCCCTGCTGGCTTCCACCTTCCTCAAGGACCTGTACTTCCCCTTCAACGTCCTGGAGATCATCCGCCACCACCACGAGAACTGGGACGGATCGGGCTACCCCTCGGGCCTCCAGGGGGAGGCGATCCCCATCGGCAGCCGCATCATCCGCCTGGTCGAGGCCTACGAGATGATGACGTCCCCCACGCCGTACCGGGCTGCCAAGCCAGAGGACGAGGCCCTCGTCGAGATCCGGAAACTCTCCGGCACCCACTTCGATCCCGGCCTGGTGGCCGCCTTCCTGGACCTGCTGGGGCACTGA
- a CDS encoding type II secretion system protein, with translation MARGGDEHRGSRGFILAMLLAIIVGMGILLTAVQPTLSTEVQRDREAELIFRGQSIAGAIRAYKARTGGYPLSLDDLGKLRPRVIRQIYTDPMVADGEWELITAVQPGASGDTTGLPIVGVRSRCTDNAFKIYNGKTLISDWTFSATGNMLGLAGPAANLLAAPATGTPGKDATEAPAKSGDTKSTTP, from the coding sequence ATGGCGCGTGGCGGGGACGAGCACAGAGGGTCGCGGGGCTTCATCCTGGCCATGCTGCTGGCGATCATCGTCGGCATGGGGATCCTCCTGACCGCCGTGCAGCCCACCCTCTCCACCGAGGTCCAGCGGGACCGCGAGGCGGAGCTGATCTTCCGGGGCCAGTCCATCGCCGGCGCCATCCGGGCCTACAAGGCGCGGACCGGGGGCTATCCCCTCAGCCTGGACGACCTGGGCAAGCTCCGGCCCCGGGTCATCCGCCAGATCTACACGGACCCCATGGTGGCCGACGGGGAATGGGAGCTCATCACCGCCGTCCAGCCCGGCGCCTCCGGCGACACCACGGGCCTGCCCATCGTCGGGGTGCGGAGCCGGTGCACGGACAACGCGTTCAAGATCTACAACGGCAAGACCCTCATCAGCGACTGGACCTTCTCCGCCACGGGCAACATGCTCGGCCTGGCCGGGCCCGCCGCCAACCTCCTGGCCGCCCCGGCCACCGGGACCCCCGGCAAGGACGCAACCGAGGCGCCGGCCAAGAGCGGCGACACCAAGTCCACCACCCCGTGA
- a CDS encoding D-alanyl-D-alanine carboxypeptidase/D-alanyl-D-alanine-endopeptidase gives MIRRALLALCLLLALPAAALDPMGAWVQRMEARNIRASAGLWDLETGRLLEGHQMDLALVPASTTKVLSTYALLKTWKPNYRIETEVWGDLRGDTVAGDLVFKGAGDPFLTGERLWLLAEELKARGVRTVSGKLRIDQGAFDDQRYGNGWEGTSSNTTPPILPFSVNFNKEDGRLVKDPDRLALETLARTLRQAGITVEGGPSGSEGRRLLAFPSLPLRDLVGDINKFSNNFMIEMLVKRFGGGTWTQGIRQIQAFYQTMLDLGPDKVALTDGSGLSKENHLSARTLAIVLRAAWNDFEVGPEMVGSLKIIGGEPFRLHIKDPDLARRIRCKTGHLNGVTSVCGYLQMLDGRRRVFAVILNGPCAEADAWDLVRRWASQG, from the coding sequence ATGATCCGACGCGCCCTGCTCGCCCTGTGCCTCCTCCTCGCCCTGCCCGCGGCCGCCCTCGACCCCATGGGCGCCTGGGTCCAGCGCATGGAGGCCCGGAACATCCGCGCCTCCGCGGGCCTGTGGGACCTGGAGACGGGCCGGCTCCTGGAGGGCCACCAGATGGACCTCGCCCTGGTGCCCGCCAGCACCACCAAGGTCCTGTCCACCTACGCCCTCCTCAAGACCTGGAAGCCCAACTACCGGATCGAGACCGAGGTGTGGGGCGACCTGCGCGGCGACACCGTCGCCGGGGACCTGGTCTTCAAGGGGGCCGGGGACCCCTTCCTCACCGGCGAGCGCCTGTGGCTCCTCGCCGAGGAGCTGAAGGCCCGGGGGGTCCGCACCGTGTCCGGCAAGCTGCGCATCGACCAGGGCGCCTTCGACGACCAGCGCTACGGGAACGGCTGGGAGGGCACCTCCAGCAACACGACCCCGCCCATCCTCCCCTTCTCCGTGAATTTCAACAAGGAGGACGGCCGGCTGGTCAAGGACCCCGACCGCCTCGCCCTCGAAACCCTCGCCCGCACCCTGCGCCAGGCGGGCATCACCGTGGAGGGCGGCCCCTCCGGCTCGGAGGGCCGGCGCCTCCTCGCCTTCCCCTCCCTGCCCCTCCGGGACCTGGTGGGGGACATCAACAAGTTCTCCAACAACTTCATGATCGAGATGCTCGTCAAGCGCTTCGGCGGCGGCACCTGGACCCAGGGCATCCGGCAGATCCAGGCCTTCTACCAGACCATGCTGGACCTGGGTCCCGACAAGGTGGCCCTCACGGACGGCTCGGGCCTCTCCAAGGAGAACCACCTCTCCGCGCGGACCCTGGCCATCGTCCTCCGGGCCGCCTGGAACGACTTCGAGGTGGGCCCCGAAATGGTCGGCTCCCTGAAGATCATCGGGGGCGAGCCCTTCCGGCTCCACATCAAGGACCCGGACCTGGCCCGGCGCATCCGGTGCAAGACCGGGCATCTCAACGGCGTCACCAGCGTCTGCGGCTACCTGCAGATGCTGGACGGCCGCCGGCGGGTCTTCGCGGTCATCCTCAACGGCCCCTGCGCCGAAGCGGACGCCTGGGACCTCGTGCGCCGCTGGGCGAGCCAGGGCTAG